One window of uncultured Trichococcus sp. genomic DNA carries:
- a CDS encoding DUF6718 family protein, translating into MKFVVARTFKKNGSAAIAIDAVPSIFGYSEELEQRFGRKIEVLILSGDSAEALEDAWPEYAPIAMADNKETFERTIEEKVSRKK; encoded by the coding sequence ATGAAATTCGTAGTGGCAAGGACATTCAAAAAGAACGGCAGTGCGGCGATCGCAATCGATGCGGTGCCATCCATTTTTGGCTATTCGGAAGAATTGGAGCAGCGTTTCGGGCGTAAAATCGAGGTGCTTATTTTGAGCGGGGACTCCGCGGAAGCGCTGGAAGATGCCTGGCCGGAATACGCGCCCATCGCGATGGCGGACAACAAGGAAACATTCGAACGCACAATAGAAGAAAAGGTCAGCCGGAAAAAATAG